One Gossypium raimondii isolate GPD5lz chromosome 3, ASM2569854v1, whole genome shotgun sequence genomic window carries:
- the LOC105796656 gene encoding uncharacterized protein LOC105796656 isoform X2: protein MSQLYPKRVYSVRDISQFQYLHATDEYVKEHGAVPSSPLQGDHHPSEKGKGRRKRSRLSEEEKRERKRQHDAKYRMKKNQENERLKEENIMLKNKLKGKDSETRLDLYELMEDVDIMQGFPIDLGENQPLNHPQDGFQPQLSFVAQHEVQNQSLVEHQSITYFQDHNPQIHIPLSTAVSNDTGNSLEQSQIISQPELIVPACCLPFVEKLKRKDRHNASYSHHLKTLLQGDTTDFEGYRIPLALHPIFENIVTIHGDITRSCMLSSFSAENVLLQFLATFKEMEETLSLEQVTEDQILKWKCCIAEALNIKFHADFAATRLIEIVKSYMDLIARSRMTAIDERIKALEMEMNGLKCEKLEIDRFVLSGSKELVGNFGLF, encoded by the exons ATGTCCCAACTGTATCCAAAAAGGGTATATAGCGTCCGAGATATCAGCCAATTCCAGTATCTTCACGCAACAGATGAATATGTGAAGGAACATGGAGCAGTACCATCTTCGCCACTGCAGGGTGATCATCATCCCTCAGAGAAGGGGAAGGGTCGTCGTAAAAGATCCAGGCTGAGCGAGGAggaaaaaagggaaaggaagAGACAACATGACGCCAAATACAGGATGAAGAAAAACCAGGAGAATGAAAGGCTCAAGGAAGAGAATATcatgttaaaaaacaagttaaaaGGAAAGGACAGTGAGACAAGACTAGATTTATATGAGTTGATGGAAGATGTGGACATTATGCAGGGTTTTCCTATTGATTTGGGAGAAAACCAACCACTCAATCACCCTCAG GATGGTTTTCAACCTCAGCTTTCGTTTGTAGCTCAACATGAGGTTCAGAATCAATCCTTAGTGGAACACCAGTCAATCACTTACTTCCAG GACCATAATCCTCAAATTCATATACCCCTATCAACTGCAGTGTCCAATGATACAGGCAATTCCTTGGAGCAAAGCCAAATAATCAGTCAGCCCGAG CTAATTGTCCCTGCTTGCTGCTTACCATTTGTGGAAAAACTGAAACGAAAGGACCGACACAATGCTTCATATTCTCACCATTTGAAGACATTGTTACAAGGAGACACGACAGATTTTGAAGGATACAGAATCCCATTGGCTTTACACccaatctttgaaaacatagTTACCATCCATGGTGATATAACAAGAAGCTGTATGTTAAGTTCTTTTTCTGCTGAGAACGTATTGCTTCAGTTTTTagccacatttaaagaaatggaGGAAACATTATCATTAGAACAAGTGACTGAGGACCAGattctgaaatggaaatgttgtATAGCTGAAGCTCTAAACATCAAATTCCATGCAGACTTTGCAGCAACACGTTTAATTGAGATCGTTAAGTCTTATATGGATTTAATAGCTCGTAGCAGAATGACTGCCATTGATGAGAGGATCAAAGCATTGGAGATGGAGATGAATGGTCTGAAATGTGAGAAGCTTGAAATTGATAGGTTTGTGTTGTCTGGTTCGAAAGAATTGGTGGGAaattttggattgttttga
- the LOC105796646 gene encoding callose synthase 12 — translation MSLLRHQPRTRFLPPPEDEPYNIIPMHNLRIDHPGLRYPQVHVVLSSLRAVGDLRKPPFSPWVPSMDLLDWLGLFFGFQHDNVKNQREHLVLHLANAHMRLSLPPADNNGTFQVIVVREFRCKLLENYSNWCSYLGKASNVDSFDSDTRRELLYVGLYLLIWGESANLRFMPECICYIFHHMAMELNKILKDYIDEDTGRPWIPSLSVENAFLNRVVKPIYDTIKAEVAKSKNGAAPHDTWRNYDDFNEYFWSKSCFHTLNWPLDLYSKFTSERKTGFVERRTFWNVYRSFDRLWVMLFLFLHIMVILAWEEKKFPWLALDNKDVTVRVLSLFITWSGMRLFHALLEPAMEFSRVSRHTWGLVHRMVLRILVAAAWTGTFVICYTRIWVQRYHDKHWSNEANQRVTFFLGLAFLYGLPELAELVLFFLPCICLNSKVFDLLSWWFYGDCYIGQGLREGLVDRIKYVLFWVLVLGTKFTVSYFFQIKPMISTTKQLLDSTIADYEWDWQALFSVSNKFTIGLLWLPVVLIYLADTQVWYSFYSPFVGAAMGLLQLLGEIRNIEQLRWRFRFFATAIQFNLLPQEEIMITGGSLREKLCEAIHQVKVRCGLQRPLKMVELESNQVKANKFALIWNEIVTTFREEDIISDQEVELLQLPLNSWEIRVIRWPCFLLGNELLRALDLATDLYDVPDNRLWYKICKNEYRRCAVIETYDCVKYLMLHKLIKSNTEEHSILKALFREIDHSIKTEKLTKTFRMIALLQIHSKLIKLVELLLEPNTSVNEIANAMQSLYAIVVPYLFKAKTMDQLREYGLAPKSRFAMARWLFKNAVKWLDPSNKDFYLQVKRLHTILTTRDSMHTIPVNNEARRRLAFFSNSLFMKMPRAPQVKKMIAFSVLTPFNDEDVLYSKETLETKNEDGISILYYLQTIYDDEWKNFIERMRREGMVTADEIWTTKLRDLRLWASYRGQTFARTVRGMMYYYRALLLLAFLDSSTETDITITKEEEGIALMKYTYVVSCQKYWEHKAIGDPRAEEIIDLLKHNEALRMAYVDQVSTGRDEKEYYSVLIKYEQQLQREVEIYRIKLPGPMTIGEGKPENQNHGIVFTRGDAVQTIDMNQDNYFEEALKIRNLLEEFKHHHGIHRPTILGVREHIFSGSVSSVAWFMSAQETSFVTLFQRLFANPLKIRMHYGHPDVFDRLWFMTRGGLSKASKVINISEDIFAGFNCTLRGGSVTHHEYIQVGKGRDLGLNQISTFEAKIACGSGEQFLSRDVYRLGQRLDFFRMLSFFHTTIGYFFNTTVIILSVYGSLWGQLYLALSGVENSILGYNNNSKKALSSVINQDLIIQFGLFTTLPAILESYVENGFLEAIWEFLVMQLQLSIVFYTFSMGTRVHFFGRTILHGGAKYRQTGRNFVVQHTSFTENYRLYARSHFIKAIEFGLILMVYATYTPSAKVTFFYIDMSVTCWLLVLSWIFAPFLFNPSGFDWLKTVDDFDNFMNWIWQRGSIFAEATESWESWWYKEQHHLVTTSLWGRLLEIILNLRFFFFQYGIVYHLGISGQSGSVFVYLWSWIFIFAAFGIYLTMSYVRDNYGAKKHIYVWLAKFLLMILGILLVIALRQFTAFKYVDVFTSLLALVPTGWGLISIAQVFQPLLRHTRLWDSVVSLARYYEIMFGVIVMGPVAVLSWMPGFQSMQTRILFNDAFSKGLQMFKIITHKVHQ, via the coding sequence ATGTCTCTGCTACGTCACCAGCCTCGCACACGGTTCTTACCACCGCCAGAAGATGAACCGTACAATATAATCCCCATGCATAATCTCCGCATAGATCATCCCGGCCTCCGGTACCCTCAAGTACACGTCGTCCTATCATCCTTGCGCGCCGTAGGTGACCTACGAAAGCCACCATTCTCCCCGTGGGTTCCTTCCATGGACCTCCTCGATTGGTTGGGACTATTCTTTGGTTtccaacacgataacgtaaagAACCAAAGGGAACACCTAGTTCTCCACTTGGCTAATGCCCATATGCGCCTCTCTCTGCCACCGGCCGACAACAATGGAACCTTCCAAGTCATAGTCGTCCGCGAATTCCGCTGTAAGCTACTCGAAAACTACAGTAACTGGTGTTCTTACCTGGGGAAGGCATCCAACGTTGACAGTTTTGATTCTGATACTCGTAGAGAGTTGCTTTACGTTGGACTGTATTTATTGATATGGGGAGAATCCGCGAATTTGAGGTTCATGCCTGAATGCATCTGCTACATTTTTCATCACATGGCCATGGAATTGAACAAAATCCTAAAAGATTACATTGATGAAGACACGGGACGGCCATGGATACCATCGCTATCAGTGGAAAATGCGTTTCTAAATCGCGTTGTAAAGCCAATATATGATACGATCAAGGCCGAGGTAGCGAAAAGCAAAAATGGAGCCGCTCCCCATGATACGTGGAGGAACTATGATGATTTCAACGAGTACTTTTGGAGCAAGAGTTGTTTTCATACTCTCAACTGGCCACTTGATTTGTACAGTAAGTTTACAAGTGAAAGGAAAACCGGGTTTGTTGAACGAAGGACGTTTTGGAACGTCTACAGAAGCTTCGACAGGCTATGGGTGATGTTGTTTCTCTTCCTTCACATAATGGTAATCTTGGCCTGGGAGGAGAAGAAGTTTCCATGGCTGGCTTTGGATAACAAGGATGTTACTGTTCGAGTTTTATCATTGTTCATCACTTGGAGTGGAATGAGGCTTTTCCATGCTTTACTTGAACCAGCTATGGAGTTTAGTCGTGTTTCGAGACATACGTGGGGACTGGTCCATAGGATGGTGCTAAGGATTTTGGTTGCTGCAGCATGGACTGGCACTTTTGTGATTTGTTACACAAGGATTTGGGTGCAAAGGTACCACGACAAGCATTGGTCTAATGAGGCTAACCAAAGGGTAACTTTTTTTCTAGGGCTTGCATTTCTTTATGGGTTACCTGAACTGGCGGAATTGGTGTTGTTTTTCCTTCCTTGTATTTGCCTGAATTCGAAAGTATTTGACCTGCTATCATGGTGGTTCTATGGTGACTGTTACATCGGTCAAGGATTGAGGGAAGGTCTGGTTGATAGAATCAAGTATGTCCTATTCTGGGTTTTGGTGTTAGGTACAAAATTTACCGTCAGTTACTTCTTCCAGATCAAGCCCATGATTAGCACAACAAAACAATTGTTGGATTCAACAATTGCAGACTATGAGTGGGACTGGCAAGCCCTATTTAGTGTCAGCAACAAGTTCACTATTGGGTTGTTGTGGTTGCCTGTGGTGTTGATTTACTTGGCTGATACTCAGGTTTGGTACTCATTCTATTCTCCCTTTGTGGGGGCTGCCATGGGGTTGCTGCAACTGTTGGGTGAAATTCGAAACATCGAGCAGCTGAGATGGAGGTTTCGGTTCTTTGCTACTgccattcaattcaatttgcTGCCACAAGAGGAAATAATGATCACTGGAGGTTCTTTAAGGGAAAAACTGTGTGAAGCCATTCATCAGGTGAAGGTGAGATGTGGGCTGCAGCGGCCTTTAAAAATGGTCGAGCTCGAATCAAACCAGGTTAAGGCTAACAAGTTTGCTTTAATATGGAATGAAATAGTTACCACATTTAGGGAAGAAGATATCATATCTGATCAAGAGGTTGAGCTACTACAGTTGCCTCTGAATTCATGGGAAATCAGGGTCATTCGTTGGCCTTGTTTTCTTTTGGGGAATGAGTTGCTACGTGCTCTTGATCTGGCTACGGACTTATATGATGTGCCGGATAACCGGCTCTGGTATAAAATATGCAAGAATGAGTATAGGCGTTGTGCTGTGATTGAAACATATGATTGTGTCAAGTACTTGATGCTTCATAAACTAATCAAAAGCAATACCGAGGAGCATTCCATTCTCAAAGCCTTGTTTCGGGAAATTGATCATTCTATCAAGACCGAGAAGTTGACTAAGACATTTAGAATGATTGCACTGCTTCAAATCCATTCCAAGTTGATAAAACTTGTTGAGCTGTTGCTTGAACCAAACACGAGTGTGAATGAGATTGCTAATGCTATGCAGTCACTTTATGCAATTGTTGTTCCTTACCTTTTCAAAGCAAAGACAATGGACCAGTTGAGGGAATATGGACTGGCTCCCAAGAGTCGATTCGCCATGGCGAGGTGGCTATTCAAGAACGCAGTTAAGTGGCTGGATCCTAGTAACAAGGACTTCTATTTGCAGGTTAAGCGCTTGCATACAATTCTTACCACCAGGGACTCGATGCATACCATTCCTGTTAATAACGAGGCAAGGCGTCGACTCGCTTTCTTTAGTAACTCACTCTTTATGAAAATGCCCCGAGCTCCTCaagtgaagaagatgatagcttTCAGTGTCCTTACCCCTTTCAATGATGAAGATGTGTTGTACAGCAAAGAAACACTCGAAACTAAGAACGAAGATGGGATTTCCATCCTGTATTATTTGCAGACCATTTATGATGATGAGTGGAAGAACTTCATCGAAAGAATGCGTAGAGAGGGAATGGTGACAGCAGATGAAATATGGACAACCAAGTTAAGAGATTTAAGGCTTTGGGCATCTTATAGAGGCCAGACATTTGCACGCACGGTCAGAGGCATGATGTACTATTATCGAGCTCTACTGCTGCTAGCTTTTCTTGATTCTTCAACGGAGACGGATATTACCATAACAAAAGAGGAAGAAGGTATTGCTTTGATGAAGTATACATATGTTGTTTCATGTCAGAAGTATTGGGAACATAAGGCCATAGGGGACCCTCGTGCTGAGGAAATCATTGATCTTTTGAAACACAATGAAGCCCTTCGGATGGCCTATGTTGATCAAGTTTCAACAGGGAGGGATGAGAAGGAATATTACTCGGTTCTCATTAAGTATGAGCAGCAATTACAACGGGAGGTGGAGATATATCGAATCAAGTTGCCTGGTCCAATGACCATTGGAGAAGGCAAACCCGAGAATCAAAACCATGGCATTGTCTTCACTCGTGGTGATGCAGTTCAAACTATTGATATGAACCAAGACAACTATTTTGAGGAAGCACTAAAAATCCGTAACCTGTTGGAAGAATTCAAGCACCATCATGGAATCCATAGACCAACTATCTTGGGAGTTAGAGAACATATTTTCAGTGGCTCTGTTTCGTCAGTTGCTTGGTTTATGTCAGCACAGGAAACGAGTTTTGTTACCTTATTTCAACGTCTCTTTGCAAATCCGCTGAAAATCCGAATGCATTACGGCCATCCCGATGTGTTCGATAGGCTTTGGTTCATGACTCGTGGCGGCCTTAGTAAAGCCTCCAAAGTGATTAATATCAGTGAGGACATTTTTGCCGGCTTCAACTGTACTTTGCGAGGGGGCAGTGTCACACACCATGAATACATTCAAGTTGGCAAAGGACGAGACCTCGGGTTGAATCAAATATCAACCTTTGAAGCGAAGATAGCTTGTGGGAGTGGTGAACAATTCCTCAGCAGAGATGTTTACAGGTTGGGTCAAAGACTTGATTTTTTCAGGATGTTATCATTCTTTCACACAACAATTGGATATTTCTTCAATACAACAGTGATCATCCTTTCTGTCTATGGATCACTGTGGGGTCAACTTTATCTAGCTCTCAGTGGTGTCGAGAATTCCATTCTAGGGTACAATAACAACAGCAAGAAGGCACTGAGCTCTGTTATCAATCAAGACCTCATCATCCAGTTTGGTCTCTTTACCACACTTCCAGCAATACTCGAGAGCTACGTCGAGAACGGTTTCCTTGAAGCCATTTGGGAATTCTTGGTTATGCAGCTCCAGCTTTCAATTGTTTTCTACACATTCTCAATGGGAACGCGTGTACATTTCTTTGGTCGGACCATCCTTCATGGAGGTGCAAAGTATCGACAAACCGGGCGTAATTTCGTCGTACAACACACAAGTTTCACAGAGAATTACAGATTGTATGCACGCAGCCATTTCATAAAGGCCATTGAGTTCGGATTGATTCTCATGGTTTATGCAACATACACCCCATCAGCCAAGGTCACATTTTTTTACATAGACATGTCAGTCACATGTTGGCTGCTAGTTCTCTCATGGATATTTGCTCCCTTCCTATTCAATCCTTCGGGTTTCGATTGGCTAAAGACCGTAGACGACTTTGATAATTTCATGAACTGGATTTGGCAACGCGGCAGCATATTTGCAGAGGCTACAGAAAGCTGGGAAAGTTGGTGGTACAAGGAGCAGCACCATTTAGTCACAACCAGCCTATGGGGAAGGCTACTGGAAATCATTTTGAACCTACGTTTCTTCTTTTTCCAATATGGAATTGTATACCATCTGGGAATTTCAGGCCAAAGTGGGAGTGTTTTCGTTTACTTGTGGTCTTGGATCTTCATATTCGCAGCATTCGGAATCTATCTAACGATGTCGTATGTTCGGGACAACTACGGGGCAAAAAAGCATATATATGTTTGGCTGGCTAAATTCCTTTTGATGATACTTGGAATACTTCTTGTTATTGCTCTGAGACAGTTCACAGCCTTCAAATATGTTGATGTTTTCACCAGCCTGTTGGCTCTTGTTCCTACTGGTTGGGGACTTATATCCATAGCTCAAGTATTTCAACCCCTTCTTCGGCATACCAGACTGTGGGACTCTGTGGTTTCCTTGGCTCGATACTATGAGATAATGTTTGGAGTCATAGTGATGGGTCCAGTGGCAGTTTTATCATGGATGCCTGGATTCCAATCAATGCAAACAAGGATCCTATTTAATGATGCATTTAGCAAAGGCCTGCAAATGTTCAAGATTATCACACACAAAGTACATCAATAG
- the LOC105796653 gene encoding late embryogenesis abundant protein D-34 → MSQGQPRRPQQAAGQGENQEPIKYGDVFNVSGELANKPIAPQDAAMMQTAETQVLGQTQKGGTAAVMQAAATRNEQVGVVGHNDITDIAGEQGVSVAETDVAGRRIITEAVAGQVVGQYVQATPVMTSQVGAVQQNAITIGEALEATAKTAGDKPVDQSDAAAVQAAEVRATGSNVIIPGGLAATAQSAAAHNATLDRDEEKIKLNQVLTGATAKLPADKAVTRQDAEGVVSAELRNNPNVATHPGGVAASMAAAARLNENVNA, encoded by the exons ATGAGCCAGGGACAACCTAGGAGGCCTCAACAAGCAGCAGGTCAAGGTGAGAACCAAGAGCCTATCAAATATGGAGATGTTTTCAACGTGAGCGGTGAGTTAGCCAACAAGCCTATCGCACCCCAAGATGCAGCCATGATGCAAACAGCTGAGACCCAAGTGTTGGGTCAGACCCAGAAAGGTGGAACCGCTGCTGTGATGCAAGCTGCCGCCACGAGGAACGAACAAGTTGGCGTTGTGGGTCATAATGATATAACTGACATTGCTGGTGAACAAGGCGTTAGCGTCGCTGAAACTGATGTTGCTGGTCGGCGTATAATCACTGAGGCAGTCGCCGGCCAG GTTGTGGGACAATATGTTCAAGCAACACCGGTTATGACAAGCCAAGTGGGCGCTGTGCAGCAAAACGCAATAACCATAGGTGAAGCCCTCGAAGCAACCGCTAAAACAGCGGGCGATAAGCCCGTCGATCAAAGCGATGCCGCTGCCGTTCAAGCCGCGGAAGTTCGAGCGACTGGTTCGAATGTCATAATCCCCGGCGGACTCGCCGCTACTGCTCAATCCGCCGCGGCTCATAACGCGACCCTGGATCGCGATGAGGAAAAGATCAAGCTGAATCAAGTTTTAACG GGTGCAACGGCGAAGTTACCGGCGGATAAAGCAGTGACAAGGCAAGATGCTGAAGGAGTGGTGAGTGCAGAGCTGAGAAACAATCCAAATGTAGCCACACATCCAGGAGGAGTGGCAGCATCTATGGCGGCAGCTGCTAGGCTTAATGAGAACGTCAACgcataa